The following coding sequences lie in one Alosa sapidissima isolate fAloSap1 chromosome 15, fAloSap1.pri, whole genome shotgun sequence genomic window:
- the glod4 gene encoding glyoxalase domain-containing protein 4, with amino-acid sequence MSLRRALHFVFKVGDRGKTATFYREVLGMKILRHEEFEEGCKATCNGPYDGKWSKTMVGFGPEDDHFVAELTYNYGVGEYRLGNDFLGLTLQSSKAVSNAKRLGWPLKEVGEALYLAEAPGGYHFYLLDKEQTQSDPVQKVSLAVSDLQKSVHYWSSLLGMSVMEKDEAKKTVLMGFGEGQCKLELQDIGGAVDHGTAFGRIAFSCPREQLPDIEALMKKENQKIPTPLVSLDTPGKATVEVVILADPDGHEICFVGDEAFRQLSMMDPKGNDLLDKAMADDKSDEWFAKHNKQKASA; translated from the exons ATGTCACTGAGGCGAGCATTACATTTCGTCTTTAAAGTAGGCGATAGAGGTAAAACCGCTACATTCTATCGTGAGGTTCTTGGTATGAAG ATCTTACGTCATGAAGAATTTGAAGAAGGTTGCAAAGCAACATGTAATGG ACCATATGATGGAAAATGGAGCAAAACAATGGTGGGTTTTGGGCCGGAGGATGATCACTTTGTGGCAGAGTTGACATACAATTATGGAGTTGGAGAATACAGACTTGGCAATGACTTTCTG GGTCTCACCCTTCAGTCCAGCAAAGCTGTGAGTAATGCCAAAAGGCTAGGATGGCCTTTAAAAGAGGTTGGAGAAGCTCTCTATCTGGCAGAGGCACCGGGCGGATATCACTTTTACTTACTGGATAAGGAGCAAACTCAAAGTG ATCCAGTTCAGAAAGTGTCCTTAGCTGTTTCAGACCTGCAGAAGTCAGTACATTACTGGTCCTCTCTCCTGGGCATGAGTGTGATGGAGAAGGATGAGGCCAAGAAAACTGTGTTGATGGGCTTTGGAGAGGGTCAG TGTAAATTGGAGCTGCAAGACATTGGCGGAGCAGTCGACCATGGCACAGCTTTTGGCAGAATAGCGTTTTCATGCCCACGTGAACAG CTTCCTGATATTGAAGCTCTTATGAAGAAAGAGAACCAGAAAATTCCCACTCCCCTGGTTAGCCTGGACACACCAGGAAAGGCTACCGTAGAGGTTGTGATTTTGGCTGATCCG GATGGCCATGAGATTTGTTTCGTTGGTGATGAAGCTTTTCGGCAGCTTTCCATGATGGATCCCAAAGGAAATGACTTGTTGGATAAG GCAATGGCTGACGATAAGAGTGATGAATGGTTTGCGAAGCACAACAAACaaaaggcctcagcctaa
- the mrm3a gene encoding rRNA methyltransferase 3A, mitochondrial: MAACIRSMGHAVIRFGQSSFLVTGHSSHVVNAKRYVRALKRKPVKVIYPDGKEETLAKSNVNQTPGHQRATLNAKKNSKDATEDRTKLGLRGRTTFQSKDTQEKISNESRPLSKVELMDGLRFEKALPDDKRLSKLVTVARSRAYREHQGKILLEGRRLICDALVAGAKPQTLFFSSIERLRELPVDKLKRANLIKVKFEDVKKWSELIAPQGVIGIFSRPDVDQLAFPKEHRDQSVPLSLICDNIRDPGNLGTILRCAAAAGCHSVLLSKGCVDVWEPKVLRAAMGAHFRLPIFPSLTWEEVSDHLPQDVTVHVADNCSSPIRDVDTQSSLRKPSDYGWVSSRREKKRHSVQDVSESDSESDTDSDHEVDEVPRVEPKQYHDPWAQRSTALVIGGETRGLSLESLRLAQQTDGRRLFVPLAHGVDSLNSAMAASILLFEGRRQLLKLLERSGRRLRN, encoded by the exons ATGGCGGCATGCATAAGAAGCATGGGCCATGCTGTGATTAGATTTGGACAAAGTTCATTCTTAGTGACTGGACATAGTAGTCATGTTGTAAATGCTAAGCGATATGTGCGAGCACTAAAAAGGAAACCGGTAAAAGTGATCTATCCAGATGGGAAAGAAGAAACATTGGCTAAATCTAACGTTAATCAAACGCCTGGTCATCAGAGAGCTACGTTAAATGCGAAGAAAAACAGCAAAGATGCTACTGAAGACCGCACAAAACTGGGGCTTCGTGGCCGAACCACGTTCCAGTCCAAGGACACACAAGAGAAAATAAGTAATGAATCCCGACCTTTGAGCAAGGTCGAGCTAATGGATGGATTGCGGTTTGAGAAAGCCCTGCCCGACGATAAACGATTATC GAAGCTGGTGACTGTTGCACGCTCCAGAGCGTACCGGGAGCATCAAGGCAAGATTCTGCTCGAGGGGAGACGTCTAATATGTGATGCTCTGGTAGCCGGAGCCAAGCCCCAGACCTTGTTCTTCAGCTCGATCGAGCGCCTCCGTGAACTTCCTGTGGACAAACTGAAGCGAGCAAACCTTATTAAAGTCAAGTTTGAAGATGTAAAGAAATGGTCTGAGCTCATCGCCCCACAAGGAGTCATAG GCATATTTTCGAGACCAGATGTGGACCAGCTTGCATTTCCCAAGGAGCACAGAGATCAGTCAGTGCCATTGTCTTTGATTTGCGACAACATCCGTGATCCTGGCAACTTGGGCACCATCCTAAGgtgtgctgctgcagctggctgtCACAGTGTGCTACTTTCCAAAG GTTGTGTGGATGTCTGGGAGCCTAAGGTGTTGAGAGCTGCAATGGGGGCACACTTCCGCCTCCCCATCTTCCCCAGTTTAACGTGGGAGGAAGTGTCTGATCACCTCCCACAGGATGTCACTGTGCACGTGGCCGATAACTGCAGCAGCCCCATCAGAGACGTAGACACCCAGTCCAGCCTCAGGAAGCCAAGCGACTATGGCTGGGTGAGCAGTAGGAGGGAGAAGAAACGGCACTCCGTCCAGGATGTCAGTGAGTCAGATTCTGAGAGCGACACGGACTCTGATCATGAGGTGGATGAAGTGCCCAGAGTGGAGCCCAAACAGTACCATGACCCCTGGGCCCAAAGAAGCACAGCACTGGTGATTGGTGGAGAGACACGTGGACTGAGCCTGGAGTCGCTGCGATTGGCTCAGCAAACGGATGGGCGGCGGCTGTTCGTGCCCTTGGCTCACGGTGTGGACAGTTTGAACTCTGCAATGGCGGCCAGTATTTTGCTGTTTGAAGGCAGGAGACAACTTTTAAAGTTACTGGAGAGGTCTGGGAGGAGACTCAGAAACTGA